The window TACttacaaatagaaaaaaaatgttatatattaATGACTGAAGGAAGCACTACATACAAGCCATCCCCACTATAGTTAATTATCACATGAATTGAAACAACTGACATATACGGAACCAAGCTTGGTGAGGCGACGAAGAACCGTCAGCATGGACGGCCTCTCCCGTGGGTCCATAGCGGTGCACTCCACACCGAGCTTGAACATGGCCTTCATCTCCTTCAAGTATCGTGCCATATCAGGGACGATCTCCTTATCAACGACGTCCTTGCTGAGATGTCGACCGTACCCTCTCTGCGCCCACATAGCCAAGTGCCCATTATTTACGCCTGGCTCGTTACCCAATCTTCCCGTGACGAGCTCAGAAGCACCACACCAAAGCTGTACACGTCCACCTTCTCATTTACCTGCGCGGTTGCATACTCTGTAGGGAAAAAAACATGTCAATATATATGTAGTGAATTACAAATAAATGGTAAAGTCATGTTTAGCACAACTTCAAATCCCAAATCCATAGTAAATTATAGTGGTTTAAAATTACAAattttatctaaaataaaaataaaacgatTTATCTAATGTTATCAACGTAATCATGCATGGACTAAATCAACAAATTTATGTAGCTATGAATATTTAGCTATAAGAAACCTTGGATTTTGAGTTGTACCAGACCTAAATAATGATTTAATCATGGTGCCTTTAATTATGTTTATGATAAAGTAGAAtctatttctgtttttttttaaaaaatatcggAATTGATCGTGCATTAAAGATCACCTCACCTGGAGCAGTATACCCAAAGGCCTCGCTAGGAATTTCTACGTTGAGTAACGGTTGGTTGAGCCCAGCAACATTGATCCGTGCAAGACCGAAACCAGCTATCTTGGCTTTGAGGTTGCCGTCGAGCAAAATGTTGGTCGGCTTGATGTCGCGGTGGATGATGGGGCTTTTGCAATCGTGGTGCAGGTAGCAGATTGCTCTGGCCACGTCGACGGCGATGGACCGCCGCGCCCGCCatctcagccgccgccgccgctgcctctcgcCGGCCTCCAGCTGGGATCGGCGGTTGCCGTGCAGCCATTCGTGGAGGCAGCAGCCGTTCTCCATGTCCTCGTACACGAGCTGGAccgtgccgtcgtcgtcgtcactctGGATGGAACCCCGGAGGACGACGATGTTGTCGTGACGGATGATGCCGAGCATGGTCTCCTCCAACCGGCACTGCAGGTTCTTGATCATCAGCAGTTCAGCCGATATCACGTCTTCGCGGCCGCAGCGACAACAAAGATTGTCGTCGATCGACGACCAccacgtcctcctcctcctgctgctttTGCTGATCACTGATCAACCTGCAGCTCATCTGTCGACGCATTTGCTGCGACGATGCTGCTGATCTGAGGAATAAATCGATGGAGCAGCATTGCTTCCATGTTCCCGACCTCGCCACCTGGCCGGCTGCCGGCAATGGCACCAACCATCCCGCCACGCAGATGGCAGCTGCGCTACACAATTGtgtgaggaggacggcgccggaTACCTCGCCGCCAGCAAGGCTCATACTCGCCGTCGGCTTCTCCGGTCTGCGCTGGATGCTGGCGCAGCTAAcggaaaattttgaataaaatgaatggtcaaacgttgattgaAAAACATTCtcagagcaaggataataatatagcccacttcctactattagagcacccgcaatggtaaagtaagatgctatctataaaacatgtacatctcagcaatagactagattaatagtaaaccacttcaatggtatgtctacatgggtatctatagctctctaatccattacctcgtttttctctatagactatttccaggttagtagatagctttgctctctttctcttcatttaatctcttccaagtaggaaaatatgctgacatggatctcttgtagagagcctatagataaccattgtgggtgccctaatgtcacgaccggaaataacccaacgggcgttccttacgtgcgtgcattattccttgtcccagaaggcaaggtacaccaaaagttgatacagttcagagtttaacaagcggaagagtaaatagataatttattatatgggcggcgaaggcccagcacacacaaagacgaacggaaaacagcggaagactagggcgacgaccacaggcgcttgacggcaggcacgagctagacaccaaagccttcatcatacaggggctcctcttctgggtttgggaaaaattgagcaagactgagtacaaccaccatactcaacaagacacacccacaagtgcagaataaatgcaagggagtacaagggagtcataatataaagggttagggtttgcagtaaacagcattaaaagacacgtAGTTGCtgaaagctattttgtaaatacgctcctagagctatacaatattattaaataaggccgtgaacccacacgaacctgccttaacccaaggcctacgatgattcagaccgaactggaaacccgaccctgggtcccagctcgtcccaagccaacccaggccaaccattccacattttagttgttatgcaggttttaagaattaaaacactaacttgggtacattgctcggcttgcccataaccgagggcgcggctattcgaatagattatactctgatcagaggtgtacatctttacccacaagacacatcttcctcacgtgtaaccacgtgccacataccaccacggtatacggacggaagacgtgacatagtttccaacccatcctagccacagacaagagtaccgacccaaccccacctacggccgggacctccgggacaggtaggcaggactgagcccctagcagcaggacaccagccctgtgccatgacatctcgactaccgggccgcagctcgtgtagccttcatttgtcctagagatgtccatcgacccccgacttcgtccatctccatccgtgtacttttgtttataaccagactgagccacaatgtcacgaccggaaataacccaacgggcgtaccttacgtgcgtgcattaatccttgtcccaggaggcaaggtacaccaaaagttgatacaattcagagtttaacaagcggaagcgtaaatagttaatttattacatgggcagcgaaggcccagcacacacaaagacaaacgagaaacagcggaagactagggcgacgaccacaggcacttgacggcaggcacgagctagacaccaaagccttcatcctccaggaactcctcttctgggtttgggaaaaattgagcaagactgagtacaaccaccgtactcaacaagacacacccacaagtgcagaataaatgcaagggagtacaaaggagttatactataaagggttagggttgcagtagacagcatttaaagacattagttgctcagggctattttgcaaacacgattctagtactatacaatatttttttatcaaggccgtgaacccacacgaacctgccttaacccaaggcctacgatgattcagaccgaactggcaacccgaccctgggtcccagctcgtcccaagccaacccaggccaaccattccacattttagttgttaagcaggttttaagaattaaaagactaacttgggtacattgctcggcttgcccataaccgagggcgcggctattcgaatagattatactctgatcagaggtgtacatctttacccacaagacacatcttcctcacgtgtaaccacgtgccacataccaccacggtatacagacgaaagacgtgacatagtttccaacccatcctagccatagacaagagtaccgacccaatcccacctacggccggaacccccgggacaggcaggcaggactgagcccctagcagcaggacaccggccctgtgccatgacatctcgactaccgggccgcagctcgtgtagccttcatttgtcctagagatgtccatcgacccccgacttcttccatctccatccgtgtacttttgtttatgactagactgagccacaaactaagccttacccactagacatgtggaagtacggtagtgctttgcaacagaggcccgaagaccggtccttatatggccgaggtgctactgtcaaaaccatgcaccccgagcccagcctaaaaccatttttggggattttgaatagaaggagcggtgtgaagccaattccacaataaccaaaccattccatggtgtccaggtgatatgaatattcccaaagtctagagttgtaaaaccgcctaatgttacctaattaaaagcgaagcatctacctaaaatcatactagtgataccatgagtagagtgtccactagttggggttttgtttattctagggtgaacaaggaaataataacaataacaataataataaggtcataacaaaggtaaataggcatggctaagtaaaacagtgatgacgcgggaatttaaataaagcgataatgcaataagttaaatcaacataattttacaaactgggattcaatatgttcaaagatgatgtgacttgccttgctcgctttcccaaacgtcggcttcaacctccacgaagagcggatcttccgaagctgcagcgtctacacgacaacggaaaagaaacggcttttactctactaaactccatataacaagcagaaacaaagcacaaaaatgggttcttggcttcttaaggaaaaattagagacttgaacggtccaattccgagttcaaatggccaagttatggccatttgaagtttatatgctctttaaatggatatttacgaatttcttcatttaaattttaatttaaaaacatatttattgcgtcagccgggagagaggagcgcgcggaccggttccacgggagtggggcccacgcggcagcctctcggtccacggtggaccgggtgcacgcggcttacgccggccggcgccgtgggtcccacgcgtcagccgcacccgagggcgcgggcggctgacggccgggccccacatggcagccgcggggcgcgcccgaaggcggcctcgccggcacagccgacgggaggcgacgcgcccgcgcccctatggtcgccggcggcggccataggcacggcggagcggcggccgagagaggggagggaagggggaaacgaaatgggcggtccacggctcaccccgggtcgacgacgacgacgggaacggcgaccggagcggaagaaggcggcggcgcggcacgggtcgacggggacggcggcgttccggcggtcggcgggcgaaacggaggggtggacgaggtcggcgaggacgcggcggagccgaaggaggcgacgccgaggcgggagaaggtccgaggcgacgacggcggcggaccggagctcggcggtgacggcggagagagagagcgacggcgcgagcttgattccggcggagagagagagcggcgagtggcggaaacggtggagggaggcacggggagcgtttatatagtgttgggagtgagagagggcggccgggggagaaggaaaccggcgcggcgctctcgggctccatcaatggcgccggcgagatttgcgggggcaaatccgcccgtttgaatgcgagagagagagggaaaaatggggggaaagggagagggaatcacggggaatgattcccctcactttattgcacgcgggggcggcgggatgcggcggaatccgcggcggcggcggcgctagggcacgggcgaggcggcgggagcggcgggaggtaggggatgacgggtgggccctacccgtcagcgagggtggcgggcgggcccgcccgtcagcggcccgcgcgcggggaggaggccgattgggccgcggggggaagaggagagagagggagggaggtgggccgagccggcccaagaggggaagggggggaagaaggactttttagggtttttctttttataaaacctttttaactttgtttatttcttaataattattatttgtgctctgaaaattccactaaaatttatttacgcattttaggcttttaggaaatatacaaaaatcctccaagccttatttgacttttaactttgcacattttaattgttggaggctttcacatggattttacttattctatgcataattttgaggatgtatttt of the Oryza sativa Japonica Group chromosome 2, ASM3414082v1 genome contains:
- the LOC107277368 gene encoding leucine-rich repeat receptor-like protein kinase TDR: MVGAIAGSRPGGEVGNMEAMLLHRFIPQISSIVAANASTDELQCRLEETMLGIIRHDNIVVLRGSIQSDDDDGTVQLVYEDMENGCCLHEWLHGNRRSQLEAGERQRRRRLRWRARRSIAVDVARAICYLHHDCKSPIIHRDIKPTNILLDGNLKAKIAGFGLARINVAGLNQPLLNVEIPSEAFGYTAPEYATAQVNEKVDVYSFGVRGYGRHLSKDVVDKEIVPDMARYLKEMKAMFKLGVECTAMDPRERPSMLTVLRRLTKLGSYQIANRKMISLKSISQKINTN